In Hyphomicrobium denitrificans 1NES1, one DNA window encodes the following:
- a CDS encoding acyl carrier protein: MSDVAERVKKIVVEHLGVEADKVTDNASFIDDLGADSLDTVELVMAFEEEFGCEIPDDAAEHILTVGDAVKFLEKNASAA; encoded by the coding sequence ATGAGCGATGTTGCAGAGCGCGTGAAGAAAATTGTCGTAGAGCATCTTGGCGTCGAGGCAGACAAGGTCACGGACAACGCCAGCTTCATCGACGATCTTGGCGCGGATAGCTTGGATACGGTTGAACTGGTGATGGCGTTCGAAGAAGAATTCGGATGCGAGATCCCCGATGATGCCGCTGAGCACATCCTCACCGTCGGCGATGCTGTAAAGTTTCTGGAGAAGAACGCCAGCGCGGCCTGA
- a CDS encoding YicC/YloC family endoribonuclease, giving the protein MTISSMTGFARADGSTDGLSWIWEARSVNGRGLDVRLRLPSGYEAIEIPARDAVAKRFARGNVSLSLSIEKQQTNGAIRLNEQVLQDVIKAADRVSTLSGAAKPDAAQLLMIKGVLEMSDQAPEDVTARMAREKTITQSLEAALDKLAEARRVEGARLGEIIREQIAQIDQLAASVRASPSRAPEAIMSRLKDAIARLVDATTTLDDHRLHQEAVLIATRADVEEELQRLSAHVAAARDILVERGAVGRKLDFLAQEFNREANTLCSKANAVDITRLGLQLKTVIDQFREQVQNVE; this is encoded by the coding sequence ATGACAATCTCCAGCATGACCGGTTTTGCCCGCGCTGATGGTTCAACCGACGGCTTGAGCTGGATCTGGGAAGCACGGAGCGTAAACGGGCGCGGGCTCGATGTACGCCTGCGCCTGCCTTCGGGTTACGAGGCAATCGAGATTCCGGCGCGCGATGCCGTCGCCAAACGCTTCGCGCGGGGTAACGTTTCTCTGTCCCTTTCGATTGAGAAGCAGCAGACAAACGGCGCCATTCGTTTGAACGAGCAGGTGCTTCAGGACGTCATCAAGGCAGCAGATCGTGTGTCGACGTTAAGCGGCGCAGCAAAGCCCGATGCAGCTCAGCTGTTGATGATCAAGGGCGTGCTTGAGATGTCCGACCAAGCGCCTGAAGATGTGACCGCCCGCATGGCGCGCGAAAAGACGATCACGCAAAGCCTCGAGGCTGCACTCGACAAGCTTGCCGAAGCACGCCGTGTGGAAGGCGCGCGTCTTGGGGAAATCATCAGGGAACAGATCGCGCAGATCGACCAGTTGGCAGCAAGTGTTCGGGCTTCTCCGTCGCGAGCGCCGGAAGCGATCATGAGCCGCTTGAAAGATGCCATCGCTCGCCTCGTCGATGCTACGACGACGTTGGATGACCATCGCCTTCATCAGGAAGCCGTGCTGATCGCGACACGGGCCGACGTCGAAGAGGAATTACAGCGCCTGTCGGCCCACGTCGCGGCGGCGCGCGACATTCTGGTTGAACGCGGAGCTGTCGGCCGGAAGCTCGATTTTCTCGCTCAGGAATTCAACCGCGAGGCCAACACACTTTGCTCGAAGGCGAATGCCGTCGACATCACGCGGCTTGGCCTGCAACTCAAGACAGTCATCGACCAATTTCGCGAACAGGTGCAAAACGTCGAATAG
- the mltG gene encoding endolytic transglycosylase MltG: MFSTIARVISGVLTVSLIFMLLVGGISFTIYNQYESPGPLDAPRVVVIPKGEGRIAIAERLEKDGIISNRWTFVGGHLLQNFFGRKKNGELKAGEYEIKEHASIRDVIETLSEGKSILYKATLPEGLTSEQIVERLKAEPSLSGEVTRVPPEGSLLPDTYYFSKGTPRQEILDRMQAEMEKAISTLWESRDPELPIKSSAELVTFASIVEKETGRADERDRVAAVFYNRLKKGMRLQSDPTIVYGIVGGQGALGRGITKSDIETKSPYNTYQINGLPPGPICNPGKSALQAALHPAKTSDLYFVADGTGGHAFSETLKEHNTAVQKWREVEKQKTKQADDADAAKQDDSSAPIPQAKSDAASKDQARKGKAVQQARKNAKAAQNQAPPGGAGSGDGSATDAAASDQAAGTATETADIPPPVRKPKKQ; the protein is encoded by the coding sequence GTGTTTTCTACCATCGCTCGGGTGATCAGCGGCGTACTGACCGTTTCTCTGATTTTCATGCTGCTCGTGGGCGGCATCTCGTTCACGATCTACAATCAGTACGAAAGCCCCGGTCCTCTCGACGCACCGCGCGTCGTGGTCATTCCTAAAGGCGAGGGGCGCATCGCCATCGCGGAACGGCTTGAGAAAGATGGCATCATCTCCAATCGCTGGACGTTCGTTGGCGGTCACCTGCTGCAGAATTTCTTCGGGCGCAAAAAGAACGGGGAACTGAAAGCCGGCGAATATGAAATCAAGGAGCACGCATCCATACGCGATGTGATCGAGACCCTCTCCGAGGGTAAGTCGATCCTATACAAGGCGACGCTGCCGGAAGGCCTGACAAGCGAACAGATCGTTGAGCGGTTGAAGGCCGAACCGAGTCTCAGTGGAGAGGTCACCAGGGTTCCGCCGGAAGGGTCTCTCTTGCCGGATACCTATTATTTCTCAAAGGGCACGCCGCGTCAGGAGATCCTTGATCGCATGCAGGCAGAAATGGAGAAGGCGATCAGTACGCTGTGGGAGAGCCGCGATCCGGAACTGCCGATCAAGTCGTCTGCAGAATTGGTTACGTTTGCGTCTATCGTCGAAAAAGAAACCGGCCGCGCGGATGAGCGGGATCGCGTCGCCGCCGTTTTCTACAATCGTCTGAAAAAGGGAATGCGGTTGCAATCCGATCCGACGATTGTCTACGGCATCGTCGGCGGGCAGGGTGCGCTCGGGCGCGGAATCACGAAGTCCGATATCGAGACGAAGTCGCCCTACAACACATATCAGATCAACGGTCTGCCGCCTGGACCGATATGCAATCCCGGAAAGTCCGCACTGCAGGCCGCATTGCACCCTGCAAAGACCTCGGACCTCTATTTTGTTGCCGACGGCACGGGGGGGCACGCGTTCTCAGAGACGCTGAAGGAACACAATACGGCCGTCCAGAAATGGCGTGAGGTCGAGAAACAGAAAACCAAACAGGCGGACGATGCAGACGCCGCCAAGCAGGACGATAGCAGCGCACCGATCCCGCAAGCCAAGTCGGATGCAGCCTCTAAGGACCAGGCACGCAAGGGAAAAGCCGTCCAGCAGGCGCGTAAAAACGCCAAAGCCGCCCAAAATCAGGCGCCGCCAGGCGGAGCCGGGAGTGGCGATGGCAGCGCAACGGATGCCGCTGCATCGGATCAGGCGGCAGGGACGGCAACGGAGACCGCCGATATTCCCCCTCCGGTCCGCAAGCCGAAGAAGCAGTAA
- the rpsF gene encoding 30S ribosomal protein S6 → MPLYEHTFLARQDVTQAQVEALMKEFQGVVEEGQGKVTKQEYWGLKNLAFKIKKNRKAHYAFFNIDAPPAAVTEMERRMGINSDVIRFLTIRVDELETEPSVQMRKQDRDERGDRGFGGGGRGGPPRGDRGGFGGREGGSTFRSRPPRDGDRGPRPPRDGEAPRVPRPPRDSNPGSEG, encoded by the coding sequence ATGCCGCTTTACGAGCATACGTTCCTGGCGCGCCAGGACGTGACCCAAGCTCAAGTCGAGGCCCTGATGAAGGAATTCCAGGGCGTCGTCGAGGAAGGCCAGGGCAAAGTCACCAAGCAGGAATATTGGGGACTGAAAAACCTTGCTTTCAAGATCAAGAAAAATCGCAAGGCTCACTACGCCTTCTTCAACATCGACGCGCCGCCCGCCGCGGTGACTGAGATGGAACGGCGCATGGGCATCAATTCCGACGTCATCCGCTTCTTGACCATTCGCGTCGACGAGCTGGAAACCGAGCCGAGCGTCCAGATGCGCAAGCAGGATCGCGACGAACGCGGTGATCGCGGCTTTGGCGGCGGTGGCCGTGGCGGCCCGCCGCGCGGTGACCGCGGTGGTTTCGGCGGCCGTGAAGGCGGCTCGACGTTCCGCTCGCGTCCGCCCAGAGACGGCGACCGCGGTCCGCGTCCGCCTCGTGACGGAGAGGCGCCGCGCGTACCTCGTCCGCCGCGTGACTCTAATCCTGGCTCGGAGGGCTGA
- the rpsR gene encoding 30S ribosomal protein S18 produces the protein MAEIASSGGGARRPFQRRRKTCPFSGEGAPKIDYKDVRTLGRYISERGKIVPSRITAVSAKKQRELAQAIKRARFLGLLPYVIK, from the coding sequence ATGGCTGAAATCGCTTCCAGTGGCGGCGGCGCCCGTCGTCCGTTCCAGCGTCGTCGCAAGACCTGCCCGTTCTCGGGCGAAGGCGCTCCCAAGATCGACTACAAGGACGTGCGCACGCTCGGCCGCTACATTTCCGAACGGGGCAAGATCGTTCCGAGCCGCATTACGGCCGTCTCGGCGAAGAAGCAGCGCGAGCTGGCGCAGGCCATCAAGCGCGCCCGCTTCCTTGGTCTGCTCCCGTATGTAATTAAATAA
- the fabF gene encoding beta-ketoacyl-ACP synthase II, with product MRRVVITGMGIVSPVGCGVESAWKNLLAGQSGARRVEEFEVSDITCQIANFIPRGATAEGKFNPDDWMEPKEQRKVDDFIIYAVAAADQAIRDSGLKFDSTEAQERAGVLIGSGIGGLSGIADTSILLKEKGPRRVSPFFIPGRLINLAGGYVSIKHNLRGPNNAVVTACATGTHAIGDAARIIALDDADVMVAGGSESPICRIAMAGFAACRALSTGFNDTPTKASRPYDKDRDGFVMGEGAGVVVLESYEHAKARGATIHAEVIGYGMSADAFHITAPAEDGDGAYRCMKMALARASVSPSEIDYINAHGTSTPMGDEIELKAVERLFGNTAGKLAMSSTKSAIGHLLGAAGAVETIFSTLAIRDNVAPPTLNLDAPSVETAIDLVPHVPKKRDINIALSNSFGFGGTNACLVLRRAA from the coding sequence ATGCGCCGAGTTGTCATCACAGGAATGGGTATCGTGTCCCCCGTTGGCTGCGGTGTTGAGTCAGCCTGGAAAAATCTGCTCGCAGGGCAAAGCGGCGCGCGCCGCGTCGAGGAGTTTGAGGTCTCCGACATTACCTGCCAGATCGCCAATTTTATCCCGCGCGGCGCGACGGCAGAAGGCAAGTTCAATCCGGATGATTGGATGGAGCCGAAGGAGCAGCGCAAGGTCGACGACTTCATTATTTATGCCGTTGCGGCCGCAGATCAGGCCATTCGGGATTCGGGTCTGAAATTCGACAGTACCGAAGCCCAGGAGCGCGCCGGCGTTTTGATCGGCTCTGGCATCGGTGGGCTGTCGGGTATCGCCGACACGTCGATCCTGCTCAAAGAAAAAGGCCCGCGCCGCGTCTCTCCGTTCTTCATCCCGGGGCGGCTGATCAATCTCGCCGGCGGCTACGTCTCGATCAAGCACAACCTGCGCGGTCCGAATAATGCTGTCGTTACCGCTTGTGCCACGGGCACGCATGCGATCGGCGATGCAGCGCGCATCATCGCGCTCGACGACGCCGACGTGATGGTCGCGGGCGGATCGGAGAGTCCGATTTGCAGGATAGCGATGGCGGGATTTGCCGCGTGTCGCGCGCTGTCGACCGGCTTCAACGATACGCCGACGAAGGCTTCGCGACCCTACGACAAGGATCGCGACGGGTTCGTGATGGGCGAGGGCGCCGGTGTCGTCGTTCTCGAAAGCTACGAGCACGCCAAGGCGCGCGGCGCAACGATCCATGCCGAGGTGATCGGTTATGGCATGTCGGCCGACGCGTTCCACATTACGGCGCCCGCTGAAGACGGCGACGGCGCCTACCGGTGTATGAAAATGGCGCTCGCCCGTGCCTCCGTTTCGCCGAGCGAGATCGACTATATCAACGCTCACGGCACGTCGACGCCGATGGGCGATGAGATCGAGCTCAAGGCGGTTGAACGCTTGTTTGGCAACACGGCCGGCAAACTGGCCATGTCATCGACGAAATCGGCGATCGGTCATCTTCTGGGTGCCGCGGGTGCGGTCGAGACCATTTTCTCGACCCTTGCCATTCGTGATAACGTTGCTCCTCCGACGCTCAACCTCGATGCGCCATCGGTTGAAACGGCAATCGATCTCGTGCCGCACGTGCCGAAAAAGCGCGACATCAATATCGCGCTGTCGAACTCCTTCGGCTTTGGCGGCACCAACGCGTGCCTTGTTCTGCGAAGAGCGGCCTAA
- the fabG gene encoding 3-oxoacyl-[acyl-carrier-protein] reductase has translation MFDLTGKTALVTGATGGLGAEIARVFHKAGAAVAISGRKVEALDALAKELGDRVHVLPCDLADRASVAKLIDEAVKALGGRLDILVNNAGLTRDNLFMVMKDDQWDDVIAVNLTSTFMLCRAASRHMMRSKTGYGRIINIASVSGVFGNPGQGNYAASKAGMIGMTKSLAREVASRGITANCIAPGFIKTAMTDVLTDKQKGDIAQIIPAQRFGEPLDIAAGCLYLASDEGGYMTGQTLHINGGMAMV, from the coding sequence ATGTTCGATCTGACTGGCAAGACGGCGCTTGTAACGGGCGCAACCGGCGGTCTCGGCGCCGAGATTGCGCGCGTCTTTCACAAGGCGGGGGCGGCGGTCGCCATCTCGGGCCGCAAAGTCGAAGCCCTCGATGCGCTCGCCAAGGAACTCGGCGATCGCGTGCATGTTCTTCCTTGCGACCTTGCCGACCGTGCGAGTGTTGCGAAGCTGATCGATGAAGCGGTGAAAGCTCTCGGCGGCCGCCTCGACATTCTGGTCAACAATGCAGGCCTGACTAGGGACAACCTGTTCATGGTCATGAAGGACGATCAGTGGGACGACGTCATCGCCGTCAACTTGACATCGACGTTCATGCTGTGCCGGGCCGCATCCCGCCACATGATGCGCTCTAAAACGGGTTATGGCCGCATCATCAATATCGCTTCCGTTTCGGGTGTGTTTGGCAATCCCGGCCAGGGCAACTACGCCGCCTCCAAAGCCGGCATGATCGGCATGACGAAATCGCTCGCACGTGAAGTTGCCTCGCGCGGCATCACCGCGAATTGCATTGCGCCGGGCTTCATAAAGACGGCGATGACCGACGTTTTGACGGACAAGCAGAAGGGCGACATCGCGCAGATCATCCCGGCGCAACGCTTCGGCGAGCCATTGGATATCGCGGCCGGCTGCCTTTATCTCGCATCGGACGAAGGTGGCTACATGACCGGTCAAACGCTGCACATCAATGGCGGCATGGCGATGGTGTAG
- a CDS encoding replicative DNA helicase, with translation MADPAVLATEKLKQAGSATEPLTFRQPPHNLEAEQALLGAILVNNEALDRVSGFLSPDHFFDPLHGRIYETLATLIHAGKTATPVTVKTFFENVEPIDATMTVPQYLGRLAANATTVINAAEYGRTIYDLATRRSLILIGEDMVNTAYDSAVDNAPRAQIEDAESRLYSLAEQNKYGKGFETFKSALTTAIEMANSAFQRSGHLSGASTGLADLDNKLGGLQRSDLIILAGRPSMGKTALATNIAYNVAKAHRSERRPDGTMETTDGGIVGFFSLEMSSEQLATRILAEQAEISSEKIRRGMIDENEFRKLANVANEMSRIPLYIDQTGGITIAQLSARARKLKRQHGLDMLVVDYLQLLAGSKARSDNRVQEITEITTGLKALAKELNVPIMALSQLSRQVETREDKRPQLSDLRESGSIEQDADVVMFVFREEYYVERLKPAEGTPEFADWMTKMSQVSGKAEVIIGKQRHGPVGTVELSFEGQFTRFGNLARDYMLPSH, from the coding sequence ATGGCAGATCCCGCAGTCCTCGCAACCGAGAAGCTCAAGCAGGCTGGCTCGGCAACCGAACCGCTGACATTCCGGCAGCCTCCGCATAACCTCGAAGCCGAGCAGGCGCTTTTGGGGGCGATCCTCGTCAACAACGAGGCTCTCGATCGCGTCTCGGGCTTTCTCTCTCCCGATCATTTCTTCGATCCGCTGCACGGGCGCATTTACGAGACGCTCGCGACGCTGATCCATGCAGGCAAGACGGCAACGCCGGTGACGGTCAAGACGTTCTTCGAGAACGTCGAGCCGATCGACGCCACGATGACGGTGCCGCAATATCTTGGCCGGCTCGCGGCCAACGCCACGACGGTCATCAATGCGGCGGAGTACGGCCGCACGATCTACGACCTCGCGACGCGCCGTTCGCTGATCCTGATCGGCGAAGACATGGTCAACACGGCCTACGACAGCGCCGTAGACAACGCCCCCCGCGCACAAATCGAAGACGCCGAAAGTCGCCTCTACTCGCTCGCCGAGCAGAACAAGTACGGCAAAGGATTCGAGACTTTCAAGTCGGCGCTGACGACCGCAATCGAGATGGCGAACAGCGCCTTCCAGCGCTCCGGCCATCTTTCGGGCGCATCGACCGGACTCGCCGATCTCGACAACAAGCTCGGCGGTCTGCAGCGCTCGGACCTCATTATTCTCGCGGGTCGGCCGTCGATGGGCAAAACGGCGCTCGCAACAAACATCGCCTACAACGTCGCAAAAGCGCATCGCAGCGAGCGACGCCCCGACGGCACGATGGAAACGACCGATGGCGGGATCGTCGGTTTCTTCTCCCTCGAAATGTCGTCGGAGCAGCTTGCAACGCGTATTCTCGCGGAACAGGCGGAAATCAGCTCCGAGAAAATCCGCCGCGGCATGATCGACGAGAACGAATTCCGCAAACTTGCCAATGTCGCCAACGAGATGTCGCGCATTCCGCTCTACATCGATCAGACGGGCGGCATCACGATCGCGCAGCTTTCGGCCAGGGCGCGCAAGCTCAAGCGGCAACACGGGCTCGACATGCTGGTTGTCGACTATCTGCAGCTGCTCGCGGGATCGAAGGCACGCAGCGACAACCGCGTGCAGGAAATTACCGAGATTACGACGGGCCTCAAGGCTCTCGCCAAGGAATTGAACGTTCCGATCATGGCGCTGTCGCAGCTCTCGCGTCAGGTCGAAACGCGCGAGGACAAGCGCCCGCAGCTCTCCGACCTCCGTGAATCGGGCTCGATCGAGCAGGATGCCGACGTCGTGATGTTCGTGTTCCGCGAGGAATATTACGTCGAACGCCTGAAGCCCGCCGAAGGAACGCCTGAATTTGCCGATTGGATGACGAAGATGAGCCAGGTCTCGGGGAAAGCCGAGGTTATCATCGGGAAGCAGCGTCACGGGCCTGTCGGCACCGTCGAATTGTCGTTCGAAGGGCAATTCACGCGCTTCGGCAATCTGGCGCGGGACTATATGTTGCCCTCGCATTAG
- the fabD gene encoding ACP S-malonyltransferase: protein MARAFIFPGQGSQDVGMGKALAEAFPSAKAVFDEVDDALGQKLSTIMWEGPKETLTLTENAQPALMAVSMAVMRVLEKEKGFSLADKVKFVAGHSLGEYSALAAAGAFSLADAARLLKLRGQAMQKAVPIGVGAMAALLGVGVEAAEKVAAEAAQGDVCQVANDNDPTQIVLSGHKTAIDRVSEIGKKYGVRRAVPLPVSAPFHCALMQPAADAMAEALAKVTVNRPSVPVVANVLAAPISDPDEIKKRLVEQVTGTVRWRECVAAMAANGVTDFYEIGAGKVLAGLVKRTAAAANAASLGTPADIDAALAALNA from the coding sequence ATGGCACGCGCATTCATCTTTCCCGGACAGGGTAGCCAGGACGTCGGTATGGGCAAAGCCCTTGCCGAAGCGTTCCCCTCGGCAAAGGCCGTATTCGACGAGGTCGATGACGCGCTGGGCCAGAAACTCTCCACCATCATGTGGGAAGGTCCCAAGGAAACCCTGACACTGACCGAAAATGCCCAACCTGCGCTGATGGCCGTGTCGATGGCCGTCATGCGGGTCCTCGAAAAAGAAAAGGGTTTTTCTCTCGCCGATAAAGTCAAATTCGTCGCCGGGCACTCTCTCGGCGAATATTCCGCGCTTGCCGCCGCAGGTGCATTCTCGCTCGCGGATGCGGCGCGTCTCCTCAAACTCCGCGGTCAGGCGATGCAGAAAGCCGTCCCCATCGGCGTCGGAGCAATGGCGGCCCTCCTCGGCGTCGGCGTCGAAGCCGCAGAGAAGGTTGCTGCCGAAGCCGCACAAGGCGATGTTTGCCAAGTTGCGAACGACAATGACCCGACACAGATCGTGCTGTCCGGCCACAAGACTGCGATCGACCGTGTCTCAGAGATCGGAAAAAAATACGGCGTGCGCCGTGCCGTGCCGCTGCCGGTTTCCGCACCCTTCCACTGTGCGCTGATGCAGCCCGCCGCCGACGCCATGGCCGAGGCTTTGGCAAAGGTGACAGTCAACAGGCCGTCCGTTCCCGTGGTCGCAAACGTGCTCGCGGCGCCGATTTCCGATCCCGACGAGATCAAGAAGCGTCTCGTCGAGCAGGTGACGGGGACTGTGCGCTGGCGCGAATGCGTCGCCGCAATGGCCGCAAACGGCGTGACTGATTTTTATGAAATCGGTGCCGGGAAGGTCCTCGCTGGTCTCGTGAAGCGGACTGCCGCCGCGGCAAATGCCGCGAGTCTAGGTACCCCGGCCGACATCGACGCGGCGCTTGCCGCACTCAATGCTTGA
- a CDS encoding DUF2232 domain-containing protein yields MPTNVFLLAIAAGVISSVVFASATTGAVMLRVVLFLLTPLSLYLAGLGLGVIAGAIAAITATAAVMLIANPLTAEVYAISTAIPAVICTRFTLMSRGPEDEREWYPIGRVVVVAALFAGVFAMLALILMGGDTDTLTKMLRGAVEAFVKSELSQIPGAPAIGEAEIDQITRSTLSTLPWALGLLAMATTLLNLWLAGRITLASGRLVRPWPDLAQFKMPAGATLVLFAAIGLTFTGGMTGLLAAGVAAPFTLAFALVGLGLVHVLTRGSPWRTFILSALYIGAVLVPHIGLLLALVGLAETVFGYRAAGKPPEPPN; encoded by the coding sequence ATGCCGACGAACGTTTTTCTTCTTGCCATTGCGGCCGGCGTTATCTCCTCGGTCGTCTTCGCGTCGGCGACGACGGGAGCCGTGATGCTCCGCGTCGTCCTTTTTCTCCTGACGCCGCTTTCCCTCTATCTTGCCGGTCTCGGTCTCGGAGTTATCGCGGGCGCGATTGCCGCCATTACCGCGACGGCTGCGGTGATGCTGATCGCCAATCCGCTGACGGCTGAAGTTTATGCCATCAGCACGGCAATCCCTGCCGTCATCTGCACGCGCTTCACGCTGATGAGCCGCGGACCGGAAGATGAGCGCGAATGGTACCCTATCGGCCGCGTCGTCGTCGTGGCGGCACTATTTGCAGGCGTCTTCGCGATGCTGGCGCTCATCCTGATGGGCGGCGACACCGACACACTAACGAAGATGCTTCGCGGTGCGGTCGAAGCCTTCGTGAAATCGGAACTCTCCCAGATTCCGGGCGCTCCCGCGATCGGCGAAGCCGAAATTGATCAAATCACGCGCTCGACGCTCTCGACGCTGCCGTGGGCGCTGGGTCTCTTGGCAATGGCGACGACATTGCTCAATCTCTGGCTCGCGGGCCGCATTACGCTGGCTTCGGGACGCCTCGTCCGTCCGTGGCCGGATCTCGCACAATTCAAGATGCCGGCCGGTGCAACGCTCGTGCTGTTCGCTGCAATCGGTCTGACGTTCACCGGCGGAATGACCGGGCTGCTCGCGGCGGGCGTCGCAGCGCCGTTCACGCTCGCTTTCGCACTCGTCGGACTCGGCCTCGTACACGTGCTGACGCGCGGCTCGCCATGGCGGACCTTCATTCTGAGCGCGCTCTATATCGGCGCAGTCCTGGTGCCGCACATCGGATTGCTGCTGGCCCTCGTCGGGCTCGCCGAAACCGTGTTCGGCTACCGCGCCGCCGGCAAGCCGCCCGAACCTCCAAACTGA
- the gmk gene encoding guanylate kinase, translating into MSAETPKKPENIVIIEPHIARRGLLYIISSPSGAGKTTLARRLLAVDSNIEMSVSVTTRAPRPGERDGVDYHFVDRDKFEMMKSRGELLEWARVFDNHYGTPRALVEDTIHAGKDVLFDIDWQGAQQLSEKLPNDVVRVFVLPPSGGVLEDRLKSRAQDSAETVARRMAAASSEISHWPEYDYVIVNTELERSVAAAHAILTAERLKRARLLGLSDFVRDMQAVL; encoded by the coding sequence ATGTCAGCCGAGACACCCAAAAAACCTGAGAACATCGTGATAATCGAACCGCACATCGCGCGGCGGGGTCTTCTCTACATCATCTCGTCGCCCTCTGGTGCCGGCAAGACGACGCTGGCTCGCCGGTTGCTTGCCGTCGACAGCAATATTGAGATGTCCGTCTCTGTCACGACACGGGCACCGCGCCCTGGCGAACGCGATGGCGTCGATTATCATTTCGTTGATCGTGATAAATTCGAGATGATGAAGTCGCGAGGCGAGCTACTCGAATGGGCGCGCGTCTTCGACAATCATTACGGCACACCGCGTGCGCTGGTCGAAGATACCATACACGCTGGGAAAGACGTCCTGTTCGATATTGACTGGCAGGGCGCTCAGCAGCTCTCCGAAAAACTGCCGAACGACGTGGTTCGCGTTTTCGTGCTGCCGCCGTCCGGCGGTGTGCTTGAAGACCGCCTGAAATCGCGCGCGCAGGATTCCGCTGAAACGGTTGCTCGGCGGATGGCCGCGGCATCCTCCGAAATCAGCCATTGGCCGGAATACGACTACGTGATCGTTAACACGGAGCTTGAGCGAAGCGTCGCCGCAGCGCATGCCATTCTGACGGCCGAGCGTTTGAAGCGTGCCCGACTTCTCGGGCTTTCCGACTTCGTGCGCGACATGCAAGCGGTGCTCTAG
- the rplI gene encoding 50S ribosomal protein L9 has product MQVILLQRIGRLGQMGDIVNVKDGYARNYLLPQKKALRATEDNKKVFEGRRAQLEADNLAHKTEAEAVSAKLNGQTFVIIRAAGDTGQLYGSVSTRDIAETVSAGGFTVNRNQIVLDKPIKSLGLTPAKVQLHPEVVSTVTLNIARSQDEADKQARGEDVAVLKDEALELETFNPDAVFEEGHTAEASEEAEKS; this is encoded by the coding sequence ATGCAAGTCATCCTGCTTCAACGCATCGGCCGCCTCGGTCAGATGGGCGACATCGTCAACGTCAAGGACGGTTATGCGCGCAACTACCTGCTGCCGCAGAAAAAGGCGCTCCGCGCAACGGAAGACAACAAGAAGGTGTTCGAGGGCCGCCGCGCGCAGCTCGAAGCCGACAACCTCGCTCACAAGACGGAAGCCGAAGCCGTTTCCGCGAAGCTCAACGGACAAACGTTCGTCATCATTCGTGCTGCCGGCGATACCGGTCAGCTTTACGGTTCGGTGTCGACGCGCGACATCGCCGAGACGGTCAGTGCCGGCGGCTTCACGGTCAATCGCAACCAGATCGTTCTCGACAAGCCGATCAAATCGCTCGGACTGACGCCCGCCAAGGTTCAGCTTCACCCGGAAGTTGTAAGCACCGTCACGCTCAACATCGCGCGCTCGCAGGACGAAGCCGACAAGCAGGCGCGCGGCGAAGACGTCGCCGTTCTCAAGGACGAAGCGCTCGAACTCGAAACGTTCAATCCGGACGCCGTATTCGAGGAAGGCCACACCGCCGAAGCATCGGAAGAAGCGGAGAAATCCTGA